In one Geoglobus acetivorans genomic region, the following are encoded:
- a CDS encoding cobalamin B12-binding domain-containing protein, which translates to MDRKIRVLVAKVGLDGHDRGAKVVARFLRDAGFEVIYTGLHRTPEEVAMAAVQEDVDVVGISLHSGAHLTLVPKVMKYIEEFGGDLNELVVIVGGIVPADDIDKLKEMGVDEVFIPGTPIEKIIDYIKAKVPEKKRTGEKV; encoded by the coding sequence TTGGACAGAAAAATTAGGGTTCTTGTTGCGAAGGTCGGGCTGGACGGTCATGACAGAGGCGCAAAGGTTGTCGCAAGATTTCTGAGGGATGCGGGCTTTGAAGTGATATACACCGGCCTGCACAGAACCCCTGAAGAGGTTGCGATGGCTGCCGTGCAGGAGGACGTTGATGTCGTGGGAATTTCACTCCACAGCGGCGCCCACCTGACCCTCGTACCCAAGGTCATGAAGTATATTGAGGAGTTCGGCGGAGATCTGAACGAACTTGTCGTGATTGTCGGAGGAATTGTACCGGCAGACGATATTGACAAACTCAAGGAGATGGGAGTGGATGAGGTATTCATTCCGGGAACGCCTATAGAGAAGATAATAGATTACATCAAGGCGAAGGTTCCCGAAAAGAAGAGAACCGGAGAGAAGGTATAA
- a CDS encoding methylmalonyl-CoA mutase family protein, whose amino-acid sequence MFDEKKLEELKRKREGWEKSCLNPYLEKYGERDEMFETLSGIKVKRVYDPTDIAHLDYMKDLNYPGEYPYTRGVYPTMYRGRLWTMRQFSGFGTAEDTNARWKMLLREGQTGLSTAFDFPTLMGVDSDDPLADGEVGKVGVAIDTLKDFEVLFDGIPLDKVSTSFTINPPAAIILAMYVAIGDLQGVPREQLRGTIQNDMLKEFHAQNTLVLPPEPSVKVITDIFEWGVENVPKFNLISISGYHIREAGSTAVQELAFTIADGMAYVEAAIERGIDIDRLAPQLSFFFNSHNNFFEEIAKFRAARRMWAKIMREEYDAKNPRSWWLKFHTQTAGCSLTAQQPLNNIVRTTIQAMAAVLGGTQSLHTNSFDEAWALPSEEAVRVALRTQQIIAYESGIPDTIDPLAGSYYVEWLTDKMEKLAWKYIEQIRKMGEGSMLRGVLTGIENGFFVKEISRAAAEYQRDVEEGRRTIVGVNKFAIEEDLNIPILKVDEEAQRRQVERLRKIKAERDNDAVREALEWLRSAAENNENVMPPILEAVKAYASVGEIMGVLKEVYGTYRKPIII is encoded by the coding sequence ATGTTCGACGAGAAAAAACTTGAAGAGTTGAAAAGAAAACGAGAAGGCTGGGAGAAATCCTGCCTGAACCCTTACCTCGAGAAGTATGGCGAAAGAGATGAAATGTTCGAGACTCTTTCGGGAATAAAAGTGAAAAGAGTTTATGATCCTACAGATATTGCCCATTTGGACTACATGAAAGACCTCAACTATCCTGGCGAATATCCGTATACGAGAGGAGTATATCCCACAATGTACCGCGGGAGACTGTGGACAATGAGGCAGTTTTCAGGGTTTGGGACTGCAGAGGACACCAATGCAAGGTGGAAGATGCTTCTGAGGGAGGGGCAGACGGGACTCAGCACGGCCTTTGATTTCCCAACGCTGATGGGTGTGGACAGCGATGATCCCCTTGCTGATGGCGAGGTTGGAAAGGTGGGTGTTGCTATCGACACCCTCAAGGATTTTGAGGTTCTGTTTGACGGCATCCCTCTTGACAAGGTTTCGACATCATTCACAATAAACCCTCCTGCAGCAATAATTCTGGCGATGTACGTTGCAATTGGAGATCTCCAGGGAGTTCCGAGAGAACAGCTCAGAGGAACAATTCAAAATGACATGCTCAAAGAATTTCACGCCCAGAATACACTCGTTCTTCCTCCTGAGCCGTCAGTCAAGGTAATCACAGACATATTCGAGTGGGGTGTAGAGAACGTCCCGAAATTCAACCTGATCAGTATTTCAGGATACCACATAAGAGAGGCTGGCTCAACAGCCGTTCAGGAGCTTGCGTTTACAATAGCAGACGGAATGGCCTACGTTGAGGCTGCAATTGAAAGAGGAATCGACATCGACAGGCTCGCACCACAGCTCAGCTTCTTCTTCAACTCACACAACAACTTCTTCGAGGAGATTGCCAAATTCAGGGCTGCAAGGAGAATGTGGGCCAAAATAATGAGAGAAGAATATGACGCCAAGAATCCAAGGTCCTGGTGGCTCAAGTTCCACACGCAGACGGCAGGCTGCTCCCTCACCGCCCAGCAGCCCCTGAACAACATCGTGAGGACAACCATCCAGGCAATGGCGGCAGTGCTCGGAGGCACACAGAGTCTGCACACCAACAGCTTTGACGAGGCATGGGCTCTGCCGAGTGAAGAGGCTGTTAGAGTTGCCCTGAGAACCCAGCAAATCATTGCATACGAGAGCGGAATCCCGGACACGATTGATCCGCTCGCAGGATCATACTACGTGGAATGGCTCACAGACAAGATGGAAAAACTCGCCTGGAAATACATTGAGCAGATAAGAAAGATGGGAGAAGGTAGCATGCTGAGGGGCGTACTGACGGGCATTGAAAACGGATTCTTCGTCAAAGAGATAAGCAGAGCAGCAGCAGAATACCAGAGAGACGTTGAAGAAGGTAGGAGGACAATAGTCGGCGTTAATAAATTCGCAATAGAAGAGGACCTCAACATCCCGATCCTCAAGGTTGATGAAGAGGCACAAAGAAGACAGGTCGAGAGACTGAGAAAGATAAAGGCAGAGAGAGATAACGATGCAGTCAGAGAAGCTCTTGAGTGGCTGAGAAGTGCTGCAGAGAACAATGAAAACGTTATGCCGCCAATTCTTGAAGCTGTGAAGGCTTACGCATCTGTGGGAGAGATAATGGGAGTCCTGAAGGAGGTTTACGGAACCTACAGGAAGCCAATAATCATCTAA
- a CDS encoding mannose-1-phosphate guanylyltransferase/mannose-6-phosphate isomerase — translation MKAVILSGGKGTRLFPLSRGKYPKQYLKIFDSRSLFQMTVERAESFADGIVVITNEDQKFIVMDQLDEIGCEAEVIVEPVSKNTFAAVLMASVVADGDFVVMPSDHFMRGDFSKYVRIAEKYVRDYVITFGVKPSKPHTGYGYIKPGEQHGEIFRVEKFTEKPDYDTAKEYIAQGYLWNSGIFAMSSEVLKSEVERLYPGLYGLFESDAEKGYEKCPETSFDYAVMEKTGKAGVIELDIFWNDLGSFDSIYEILEKDENGNAVRGEVFQIDSGNNLIVSERFVSSIGLRDYLVVDTRDALLICKRGEAQKVRDVVKYLRERGDERADFHTTVHRPWGSFTLLERGENYWIKVITVKPGRKLSFQRHMHRSEHWIVVRGMAKVIRDGEEYFLRPGESTFVPAGVKHRLENPGKIELEMIEVAIGDYLAEDDIERFDDEYGRNGA, via the coding sequence ATGAAAGCAGTAATTCTTTCGGGTGGAAAAGGTACCAGGCTTTTTCCATTGAGCAGAGGAAAGTATCCCAAGCAGTACCTCAAAATCTTTGATTCAAGGTCTCTGTTTCAGATGACAGTTGAGAGGGCGGAGTCTTTTGCTGATGGTATTGTTGTGATTACGAATGAAGATCAGAAATTCATCGTAATGGACCAGCTTGATGAAATTGGGTGTGAAGCTGAAGTTATTGTAGAACCGGTTTCAAAAAACACTTTTGCTGCCGTGCTTATGGCGTCGGTTGTTGCTGATGGGGATTTTGTCGTGATGCCGTCAGATCACTTCATGAGGGGTGATTTTTCAAAATATGTCCGAATTGCCGAAAAATATGTTCGCGATTATGTGATTACGTTTGGCGTAAAGCCCTCAAAACCTCACACCGGCTATGGCTACATAAAACCCGGGGAACAGCATGGAGAGATTTTCAGGGTTGAGAAGTTCACGGAAAAACCCGATTACGACACAGCAAAGGAATACATCGCTCAGGGATATTTATGGAACAGCGGCATATTTGCAATGAGCAGCGAAGTCCTGAAAAGCGAGGTGGAGAGGCTGTATCCTGGCCTGTATGGGCTGTTTGAGAGTGATGCTGAAAAGGGATATGAAAAATGTCCTGAAACGAGCTTTGATTATGCGGTGATGGAGAAAACAGGTAAGGCTGGAGTTATTGAGCTTGACATCTTCTGGAACGATCTGGGAAGTTTTGACTCCATTTACGAAATTCTTGAGAAGGATGAAAATGGTAATGCTGTTAGAGGGGAGGTCTTCCAGATCGATTCAGGGAACAATCTGATAGTATCCGAAAGATTTGTGTCATCCATAGGGCTCAGGGACTACCTGGTTGTTGATACAAGGGATGCCCTGTTAATCTGCAAAAGGGGCGAGGCACAGAAGGTGAGGGACGTTGTGAAATATCTCAGGGAAAGGGGTGATGAGAGGGCAGATTTTCACACCACAGTTCACAGGCCCTGGGGTAGCTTCACTCTGCTTGAAAGAGGTGAGAATTACTGGATAAAGGTCATAACCGTTAAACCGGGAAGAAAACTCAGCTTTCAGAGGCACATGCACAGGAGTGAGCACTGGATTGTGGTGAGAGGTATGGCGAAGGTTATAAGAGACGGAGAAGAATACTTTTTAAGGCCGGGAGAAAGCACTTTCGTACCGGCTGGCGTGAAGCACAGGCTTGAAAATCCCGGTAAAATAGAGCTTGAAATGATCGAGGTTGCGATAGGAGATTATCTGGCAGAGGATGATATTGAGAGGTTTGATGATGAATACGGAAGAAATGGAGCTTAA
- a CDS encoding acyl-CoA dehydrogenase family protein, with the protein MNFELTQDQKDIQKAAREFAQNEFTAERGRHYDQKEEFPFDLWKKACELGFIGVHFPEEYGGAGLGILENILIVEEFCRADSTIGSALILSDFSSEVIMRFGSEAQKEEVLPKVAGGKAITAGCYTEPEAGSDLTAIKTRAEKDGNEWVINGSKTFITNGTIADYYVVLAVTDPDAQPRYRGFSTFLVRKDAEGLQTNKIDGKMGIRSSPTAEVVFKNVRVSEEDVIGQVNRGFYQVLEFFDESRIEIAAQALGIAQGAFDKTLDYVKQRKQFGQAIGAFQALQHRIAHLGTMLEATRLLIYKAAWNYDKNGIDPTLTSMAKYLAGKLAVQICDEAIQMHGGYGYVAENDVERYYRDAKITEIYEGTKEVQLNTVAKGLLGKF; encoded by the coding sequence ATGAATTTTGAACTGACTCAGGATCAGAAGGATATTCAGAAGGCTGCGAGAGAGTTCGCACAGAACGAGTTCACTGCTGAGAGAGGAAGACACTACGACCAGAAGGAAGAATTTCCATTTGATTTATGGAAAAAGGCATGTGAACTTGGATTTATAGGTGTCCATTTTCCCGAAGAATACGGCGGAGCTGGGCTGGGAATCCTCGAAAATATTCTCATAGTTGAGGAATTCTGCAGAGCAGACAGCACAATTGGAAGCGCCCTGATTCTTTCAGACTTCTCATCTGAGGTTATAATGAGGTTCGGCAGTGAGGCGCAGAAGGAAGAGGTTCTTCCAAAGGTGGCCGGAGGAAAGGCAATCACCGCAGGATGCTACACGGAGCCTGAAGCGGGAAGTGATCTCACAGCGATAAAAACCAGAGCCGAAAAGGATGGCAACGAGTGGGTGATAAACGGATCAAAGACGTTCATAACGAATGGAACCATTGCGGATTACTACGTGGTGCTTGCAGTCACAGATCCAGACGCCCAGCCCAGATACAGGGGATTCAGCACGTTTCTTGTTAGAAAGGATGCAGAGGGGTTGCAGACAAACAAGATAGATGGCAAGATGGGCATCAGGTCATCTCCAACCGCAGAGGTCGTTTTCAAGAATGTCAGAGTCAGCGAGGAGGATGTTATCGGCCAGGTCAACAGAGGATTCTATCAGGTCCTTGAGTTCTTCGACGAGAGCAGAATTGAGATTGCCGCTCAGGCTCTTGGTATCGCTCAGGGTGCTTTTGATAAAACACTCGACTATGTCAAGCAGAGAAAACAGTTTGGTCAGGCAATAGGTGCTTTTCAGGCTTTACAGCACAGAATAGCTCATCTTGGCACCATGCTTGAAGCAACAAGGCTTCTCATTTACAAGGCAGCCTGGAATTACGACAAAAACGGCATAGACCCCACACTCACCAGCATGGCAAAGTACCTCGCAGGCAAACTTGCGGTCCAGATCTGCGATGAAGCGATACAGATGCACGGAGGATATGGGTACGTTGCGGAAAACGACGTCGAGAGATATTACAGGGATGCCAAGATTACTGAGATCTACGAGGGGACAAAGGAGGTTCAGCTCAATACTGTTGCCAAAGGCCTCTTAGGAAAGTTCTAA
- the meaB gene encoding methylmalonyl Co-A mutase-associated GTPase MeaB, with protein sequence MNVEDIVKGIEKGNKRALARAITYVENEYPEGKEIMKKIYHRTGNAHVIGITGFPGVGKSTTVSKLIQKFREKGKKVGVVAVDPGSPFTGGALLGDRLRMEGYDVSKNLWVDPGVFFRSMSSRGKAGGLAAKTGDVTRLLDAFGFDVIIVETVGAGQSEVDIVEVADTTIVVMMPEMGDEIQINKAGILEIGDIYVVNKADLGGAEKTVKWLKSMIMMDQEAVEILSKTSHADEVRVESGEIFERMKKGKDWIPPVVVTVADKGEGIGELVSSIEGHFEYLKNTGKLMERRVRRLSREVFDLIMDEIRQILAGNDRIDFRNHIERVVKGEIDPHSTAEDIVEELLRLGCR encoded by the coding sequence ATGAACGTGGAAGATATAGTAAAGGGAATTGAGAAGGGGAACAAGAGAGCACTGGCAAGAGCGATAACCTATGTCGAAAACGAATACCCTGAAGGCAAAGAGATAATGAAAAAGATTTACCACAGAACCGGGAACGCACACGTCATAGGTATCACCGGCTTCCCCGGAGTGGGGAAATCAACCACAGTGAGCAAGCTAATTCAGAAATTCAGAGAAAAGGGTAAAAAAGTCGGAGTGGTGGCTGTAGACCCTGGTTCACCATTCACAGGCGGTGCATTGCTGGGGGACAGGCTGAGGATGGAGGGATATGACGTCAGCAAGAACCTGTGGGTCGATCCGGGCGTATTTTTCAGGAGCATGAGTTCAAGGGGGAAGGCTGGTGGACTTGCAGCAAAAACGGGAGACGTTACCAGGCTTTTGGACGCTTTTGGCTTTGACGTCATAATCGTAGAGACGGTCGGTGCGGGACAGAGTGAGGTTGACATTGTTGAAGTTGCGGATACGACCATCGTGGTAATGATGCCGGAAATGGGAGACGAAATCCAGATCAACAAGGCCGGAATACTGGAGATTGGAGACATATATGTCGTCAATAAAGCTGACCTCGGCGGTGCAGAGAAAACAGTGAAGTGGCTGAAGTCGATGATCATGATGGATCAGGAGGCAGTGGAGATTCTCAGCAAAACAAGCCATGCTGACGAGGTGAGAGTGGAAAGCGGGGAAATCTTCGAGAGAATGAAAAAGGGAAAGGACTGGATACCGCCCGTTGTTGTTACGGTGGCTGATAAAGGCGAGGGGATCGGGGAGCTTGTCAGTTCAATAGAGGGGCATTTCGAGTACCTCAAAAACACAGGCAAACTCATGGAAAGAAGGGTCAGGAGGCTCAGCAGAGAAGTTTTTGATCTGATTATGGACGAGATCAGACAGATCCTGGCAGGAAATGACAGAATCGACTTCAGGAACCACATAGAAAGAGTTGTGAAGGGCGAAATAGACCCACACTCCACCGCAGAAGATATAGTGGAGGAACTTCTCAGGCTGGGATGCAGATGA